In Aegilops tauschii subsp. strangulata cultivar AL8/78 chromosome 3, Aet v6.0, whole genome shotgun sequence, one genomic interval encodes:
- the LOC109756198 gene encoding pentatricopeptide repeat-containing protein At2g02980, chloroplastic codes for MHHQLKPPEAATLPRHLLEAHVVSLVRQCRSLRALRGAHARLLRLRLPRLTYAFALSKLLASCAASAPTAAAASYARSLFDQIPEPTAFCYNSLIRALATPSNPTTDAFLLYRRMLRAGSPSPNSFTVAFALKACAAVPALGKGRQLHSQAFRQGLEPSPYVQTGLLNLYARCEEVALARSVFDGMAEDKNLVAWSSMIGGYSRAGMVNEALDLFRDMQAAGVSPDEVTMVSVISACAKAGALDLGRWVHAFIDRKGIMVDLELSTALIDMYAKCGLIERARLVFDAMVERDTKAWSAMIVGLAMHGLAEDALGLFSRMLQLKIRPNNVTFIGVLSACAHNGLVDDGRRYWSTMQEMGIKASMENYGCMVDLLCRSGLLDEAYSFVTSMPILPNSVIWRNLLVASKSSNRTDIVGLASKKLFELEPQNPENYVLLSNLYALNSQWDRVRYMRKKMKDNNVTVVAGCSSIEINGYLHKFVVSDGSHPEIKEIRVVLREIADRVLRSGHKPWTAAVLHDVGEEEKEIALCEHSERLAIAYGLLKTKAPHVIRVVKNLRFCPDCHEVAKIISKSYGREIIVRDRVRFHRFIGGSCSCNDFW; via the exons ATGCATCACCAGCTCAAACCGCCCGAGGCCGCCACGCTCCCGCGCCACCTCCTCGAAGCCCACGTCGTGTCGCTGGTCCGCCAATGCCGCAGCCTCCGCGCGCTCCGCGGCGCCCACGCGCGCCTTCTCAggctccgcctcccgcgcctcacCTACGCATTCGCGCTCTCCAAGCTGCTCGCCTCCTGCGCCGCCTCCGCCCCGACCGCCGCGGCGGCCTCGTACGCGCGCAGCCTGTTCGACCAAATCCCCGAGCCGACCGCCTTCTGCTACAACTCCCTCATCCGTGCGCTCGCCACCCCCAGCAACCCCACCACGGACGCCTTCCTGCTCTACCGCCGCATGCTGCGCGCGGGCTCCCCGTCCCCCAACAGCTTCACCGTCGCGTTCGCGCTCAAGGCGTGCGCCGCCGTGCCGGCTCTCGGCAAGGGCCGCCAGCTGCACTCGCAGGCCTTCCGCCAGGGGCTGGAACCGAGCCCCTACGTGCAGACCGGACTGCTTAACCTCTATGCCAGGTGTGAGGAGGTTGCGCTGGCCAGGAGCGTGTTTGATGGCATGGCCGAGGACAAGAATCTGGTCGCGTGGAGCTCCATGATCGGCGGGTACTCCAGAGCGGGGATGGTTAACGAAGCGCTGGACCTGTTTCGGGACATGCAGGCTGCTGGGGTGAGCCCGGATGAGGTCACAATGGTTAGCGTAATCTCGGCTTGCGCCAAGGCGGGCGCTCTTGATTTGGGCAGGTGGGTGCATGCTTTTATAGATAGGAAGGGGATCATGGTCGATCTTGAGCTGAGCACCGCGTTGATTGACATGTATGCAAAGTGCGGTTTGATAGAGCGGGCAAGGTTGGTATTTGATGCGATGGTGGAGAGGGATACCAAGGCATGGAGTGCAATGATAGTTGGACTGGCGATGCATGGGCTTGCAGAGGATGCGTTGGGCCTTTTCTCAAGAATGCTCCAGCTTAAG ATTAGACCCAATAACGTCACCTTTATAGGTGTGTTGTCAGCCTGTGCTCACAATGGGTTAGTTGATGATGGGCGGCGATATTGGTCTactatgcaagaaatgggaattaaaGCTTCAATGGAGAACTATGGTTGCATGGTTGACCTTCTCTGCCGTTCTGGCCTTTTGGATGAAGCTTATTCATTTGTTACAAGCATGCCCATCTTACCAAATTCAGTAATTTGGAGGAATCTTCTTGTGGCGAGTAAAAGCTCGAACAGAACTGATATAGTAGGATTGGCTTCTAAAAAGCTCTTTGAGTTGGAACCTCAGAATCCAGAGAACTATGTTCTCCTCTCCAATTTGTATGCGTTGAACTCCCAGTGGGACAGAGTGAGGTATATGAGGAAAAAGATGAAGGACAACAATGTTACTGTCGTTGCTGGCTGTAGTTCAATTGAAATAAATGGCTATCTGCACAAATTTGTGGTGAGTGATGGTTCACACCCTGAAATCAAGGAGATAAGAGTGGTATTGAGGGAAATAGCTGACCGGGTTCTACGATCTGGCCATAAGCCTTGGACTGCGGCCGTTCTACATGATGTTGGTGAAGAGGAAAAAGAAATTGCACTTTGTGAGCATAGTGAAAGGTTAGCCATCGCATATGGGTTGCTGAAGACAAAAGCACCTCATGTCATTCGGGTGGTAAAGAACTTGAGATTTTGTCCGGATTGCCATGAAGTGGCAAAAATAATAAGTAAATCATATGGCCGAGAAATCATTGTCAGGGACCGTGTTCGTTTCCATAGATTTATTGGAGGAAGTTGTTCTTGCAACGACTTTTGGTGA
- the LOC109756199 gene encoding uncharacterized protein — MGGPLVDCSAEGVSSSSCLSRSTCGKAGFEHSSCALPEDEKFEAGIACVKDDLVVKEISLALAEVMRVYDDNDDEETDLSEDSDENGDSLSVESDSADDLVVIDTELVTSSAFTAGNASESSTGNSENGNFSTNGTQLLVSAMKGSRAKRGIVTKLSVSWAPDVYDPPVTSDSHTVKPHQRSSRKSHYKYKPPKGSSSSSSSRTSSGSKKDKKHSHHSSSSSKRDKKPSHRSSNGGSSRIDTSDPQHRKAYGSITSSRTDTSVPEYHKLSPWQPPASAAVEEAIPTVPVLKAMEQIKRSSSCCKEPPISMKAMEQIKRSSSCCKEPPISMLSRQFVAAKYKGMFSFLSQNQLAS; from the exons ATGGGCGGACCTTTGGTAGACTGCAGTGCTGAAGGTGTGAGCAGCAGCTCATGTCTCAGCCGCAGCACCTGCGGAAAAGCAGGTTTTGAGCACAGCTCTTGTGCTCTCCCTGAAGATGAAAAGTTTGAAGCTGGAATAGCATGTGTGAAAGATGATTTGGTTGTCAAGGAAATCAGTTTGGCTCTTGCTGAGGTGATGCGTGTCTatgatgacaatgatgatgaAGAGACAGATCTGAGTGAAGACTCTGACGAAAATGGGGATTCACTTTCTGTAGAATCAGATTCGGCTGATGATTTGGTTGTTATTGACACTGAACTGGTCACATCGTCAGCCTTCACTGCCGGGAATGCGTCTGAATCATCAACTGGAAATTCAGAGAATGGAAATTTCTCAACCAAT GGGACTCAACTGTTGGTTTCTGCTATGAAAGGAAGCCGTGCAAAGCGGGGAATTGTGACAAAGTTGAGTGTTTCATGGGCCCCTGACGTATATGATCCTCCTGTTACTTCTGACTCACACACAGTGAAGCCGCACCAGAGAAGTTCAAGGAAGAGCCACTACAAATACAAGCCCCCAaagggcagcagcagcagcagcagcagccgcacTAGCAGTGGCAGCAAAAAGGACAAGAAGCATTCTcaccacagcagcagcagcagcaaaagAGATAAGAAACCTTCCCATCGCAGTAGCAATGGTGGCAGCAGCAGAATTGACACTAGTGATCCTCAACATCGGAAGGCATATGGCAGCATCACTAGCAGCAGAACTGACACTAGTGTTCCTGAATATCATAAGTTATCACCGTGGCAGCCACCGGCTAGTGCCGCAGTGGAAGAAGCCATACCTACCGTACCTGTACTGAAGGCCATGGAACAGATCAAACGTAGCTCCAGCTGCTGCAAGGAGCCGCCGATAAGCATGAAGGCCATGGAACAGATCAAGCGTAGCTCCAGCTGCTGCAAGGAGCCGCCGATAAGCATGCTATCACGCCAATTCGTGGCTGCCAAGTACAAAGGGATGTTTTCTTTCTTGAGTCAGAACCAACTTGCTTCTTGA
- the LOC109756200 gene encoding F-box protein SKIP24: MSASDLPDELWARVLELGAASAALGFRDLCCLAIASRRLRRLSLHPPLWSALLSRDFPSQSQPSSSSSQQQQPDPKSLYRTKFERHKLRMAEARRRAVYEAEGRVVACRRRLTELEESMCAEGDRMKATAQELDSLERVRRASVALNVWQPQVVHGRQKQLVQQCTVPVDSRLSALHMELKVCKQQIATYKNAYNKEKLKLNEYEEALRRAKYHPMQNSSHTSPPGNEPQAKRKRLK, translated from the exons ATGTCGGCGTCCGATCTGCCCGACGAGCTGTGGGCGCGCGTCCTGGAGCTcggcgccgcctccgccgcgcTGGGGTTCCGAGACCTCTGCTGCCTCGCCATCGCCtcgcgccgcctccgccgcctctccCTCCACCCGCCCCTCTGGTCGGCGCTCCTCTCCCGCGACTTCCCCTCCCAATCCCAGCCCTCATCCTCCTCTTCGCAGCAACAGCAGCCCGATCCCAAATCCCTCTACAGGACCAA GTTCGAGAGGCACAAGCTGCGGATggcggaggcgaggcggcgggccGTGTACGAGGCGGAGGGGCGGGTGGTGGCGTGCCGGAGGCGTCTCACGGAGCTGGAGGAGTCGATGTGCGCCGAGGGGGATAGGATGAAGGCCACCGCGCAGGAGCTGGACAGCCTCGAGAGGGTCAG AAGAGCTTCGGTGGCATTAAACGTGTGGCAACCACAAGTTGTTCATGGGCGTCAGAAACAGTTGGTTCAGCAATGCACTGTTCCTGTTGATTCTCGTCTTAGTGCTCTACACATGGAGCTGAAAGTTTGTAAGCAACAAATAGCAACTTACAAGAATGCTTAC AACAAGGAGAAGCTCAAGTTGAATGAGTATGAGGAAGCATTGAGACGAGCTAAATATCATCCTATGCAGAATAGTAGTCATACAAGCCCACCTGGAAATGAGCCACAAGCAAAGAGGAAGAGACTGAAGTAA